The following coding sequences lie in one Oscillatoria salina IIICB1 genomic window:
- a CDS encoding glycosyltransferase family 4 protein: MNQNLRVAWLVPSVELGAYWQPVLAEFKKAYPQTRFYTGLVWPGFDSKVPGADLIKIVGEMKSLEIKKTEGYSRRLMILSPGIVNYLLKFKPDVVLAQAYSLWTLLAFLFKPLGKWKFIIIWDGSSPNTDFEDSGIRSFFRKWISKSADAFISNSEGGKKYLVEGLGAPADKVYKKTYLVPDVQTLQQNSAEAEVQKLEQKRPIFLYVGRITPRKGIKSLIEACSILKQQGYENYSLVVIGKGEQRAELEATIEERGLSEIVTWLGFVEYGKLGAYFEQADVFVFPTLEDIWGMVPLEAMVFGKPVLCSKWAGAAEMVVEGENGYIFDPYQPEELAKFMGQFLENPELSAQMGKKSSELIAKTTPKTAADDFVEVISLVTE, from the coding sequence ATGAATCAAAATTTACGGGTTGCTTGGTTAGTGCCTTCGGTAGAATTGGGAGCTTATTGGCAACCAGTTTTAGCAGAATTTAAAAAAGCTTACCCGCAGACAAGATTTTATACTGGTTTAGTTTGGCCCGGATTTGACTCGAAAGTTCCGGGAGCGGATCTAATTAAAATTGTCGGCGAAATGAAGTCTTTAGAGATTAAAAAAACTGAGGGTTATAGTCGTCGGTTGATGATTCTTTCGCCGGGAATTGTTAACTATTTACTGAAGTTTAAACCTGATGTTGTTTTAGCACAGGCTTATTCTTTATGGACGTTACTAGCGTTCTTGTTTAAGCCGCTTGGGAAGTGGAAGTTTATTATTATTTGGGACGGTAGTTCGCCAAATACGGATTTTGAGGATTCAGGGATTCGTTCTTTTTTTCGTAAGTGGATTTCTAAGAGTGCAGATGCTTTTATTTCCAACAGCGAAGGCGGAAAAAAATATTTAGTAGAGGGGCTAGGGGCGCCTGCGGATAAGGTTTATAAGAAAACTTATTTAGTTCCCGATGTCCAAACTTTACAGCAAAATTCTGCTGAAGCAGAGGTGCAAAAGTTAGAGCAAAAACGCCCAATTTTTCTTTATGTAGGGCGAATTACACCCAGAAAAGGAATTAAGTCTTTGATTGAAGCTTGCTCGATTCTCAAGCAACAAGGTTATGAAAATTATAGCTTGGTTGTAATTGGGAAAGGAGAGCAAAGAGCAGAATTAGAAGCCACAATTGAAGAAAGAGGTCTGAGTGAGATAGTCACTTGGTTAGGCTTTGTGGAATATGGGAAATTAGGTGCATATTTTGAACAAGCAGATGTGTTTGTTTTCCCCACTTTAGAAGACATTTGGGGTATGGTTCCCCTGGAAGCAATGGTGTTTGGTAAACCAGTTTTATGTTCTAAATGGGCGGGTGCAGCAGAAATGGTTGTGGAAGGAGAAAATGGTTATATTTTTGACCCTTATCAACCAGAAGAATTAGCTAAATTTATGGGTCAGTTTTTGGAGAATCCGGAATTAAGCGCACAAATGGGGAAGAAATCCTCAGAGTTAATAGCGAAAACTACTCCCAAAACCGCAGCAGATGATTTTGTTGAGGTAATCTCTCTGGTGACAGAGTAA